CGGcgcaaataaaaattattgttacccccccccctccattgcGACGGGCTCATAAGTGGACAATAAACTAAGAAAACGttattaaacaagaggccaattggccttaacggtcacctgagtagcatacatcccatacacaaacttgtcacggagcctcatatatgcatctaactaattaggtttcatactggagtagaaaaattataaatttgtaatgacaaccacatttcaaaaagaactgtgaaacctataattttggtgaaaaactaagatctggtctacaaaatcatgaattcagttttcctttcaagtgtgtgggagtaaagaagataattttttaacgttatatgcattaacatctatacatccattttggccctgtcctagagtcaaaacccatccttgaggggacatgaaaattaaaatttcattagaggacttcctggtaaacataattattagccagtttttttaatacagatgtgtgagaatagagaagaaaatttttcaacattatatgcattaacactatattgccatattgcgccccccccacccccttcatgtcctgaacccctgaccaaggggccatgaatttcacaatttaggtaaaggagatagtggatatcataaccatgtattcagttttttgcccatatgtgtgggagtagataagaagatttttaaaatttaaaacagttttactatttggccatattggccccaccctagagcatgaacacctaacaaaggggtcatgaatttcacaattttagaaGAGGCCCTCATGtgcatcataaccatgtattcagttttttgctcacatgtgtgggagtagagagagatttttaaaatttaaaacggttttactatttggccatattggccccaccctagagcatgaacacctaacaaagggggcatgaattttacaattttggtagagggcctcatggacatcataaccatgcatttaatttttaacaaatatatatgggagtagagaagaagattttttaagatttaatacatttttactatttggccacactggccccaccctagagcctgaacccctgacccaggggtcatgaatttcacaattttgatagagggcctcatggacatcataatcatgcatttagtttttaacaaatatatatgggagtagagaagaagattttctaagatttaatacatttttaccatTTGGCCACactggccccaccctagagcctgaacccctgacccaagggtcatgaatttcacaattttgatagagggccttatggacatcataatcatgcatttaatttttaacaaatatatatgggagtagagaagaagattttctaagatttaatacatttttacaatttggccatattggccccaccctagatcctgaacccctgacccaggggacataaatttcacaatttaggtagagggcttcattgacatcataaccatgcaaccggTTTTTTCCTCACgtgcgtgggagtagagaagatttttgaaaatttggctttttttgcatatttggccccgcccgtggcacaccaagggtggtagagccatgaatttcacaatttacattcttcttaccatagagatgcttcacaccaaaactggtaacgattggcctggtagtttttaagaagaagttaaaaatgtaaaattgttaacgcacgacgcacgacgacggacgaagaccaattgcaataggtcacctgagtgactcaggtgacctaagaataatttgtgttttaataaTAACTCGTATGGGAAACTGtcatcgtcggaacccacgggttttctatccgttacactgctttcaataacagtttaacggatagaaaacccgtgggttccgacgatgatGAAACTGTATACAAAAGGTTTAATGTTAATAAAGGCATCTAGCTAGTCCTATCAGAAGCTTAGccatatatatagatatcaaaAGTGAGCTGAAGATTTTTGTATATgggcagagacataaataacaataatgttatttatatctCTGATATGGGGTAGGATGGGTGGGACGAATGGCTAAATAACTTGTACTCCTGCAATGATCACGTGATACACCAACTGTCGCTTAACTCTACATTTCTGTTTCCAGGGCTCACACTTATCCAGGAGGAGGTATTCGATTAGTGCTCTACGCAGTATAAGCGAAGAAAAGACAATCGACCGCGTACAGACCCCGGACGACGGAATCAACGGCAGTGACCGCGAGACGGTCCCCGGGAATTTCCCTAATGGCGTGTCTGCTACATACTCCAAAAGGAGGCGACCATCTTTTCAGTGCGATACTATCATCACCAAAGATTTCAATCAAACGATTCCATACTTTCCGCTCCAGAAAGAAAGTCAAGCCTTCCCGAGCCCTATGCATGCGGTCATGAGACATTACGAAGTCGTTCTAAAGAGTGCCAATTCTGAGCAAAACTTAAGGAAATCCGCGTCACAAATGGATCTGAAATCCACCTCCATCCAAAAGTCCTTGGAGAGTTCTGTGGAACAGGAGACTAAATCAGACGGACCCCACGCTAGCTATCTCGGCAAGCGCCGCGCCAGTTTGCCAGTGACTCTAAAGTCAGTGAAAGTCACGGATCTGGATAACTTTTGGCAAAACTACAAGAAAGGGGTGGACAAGAATGGGAATCAATGTCCCAAAGACGAGACCTCGTCTTCCCTATCCCTCGACACCACCATAGAATCGACCTTGTCCTCTGTAGAGGAAGAGGCCGAGCAAGAAGTGTACCAAAATActatagatataaaaaatcaaagtactgaagatcTTGTAAGTAACCGTAGAGAAGAGCAACAAGAGACTGCTCTCTAATCCATGTCTTTCAGTTgtggttgtttgtttttttctcaaaagtattCACTCAGAATTTAAAGAAGTACAGATTTGGTATTTGCATTTGACAATGTACATCTACATGACTTGTATGTATAGCACAAACAGCATGCACGTTTAGTTATTAACTCTGCATTCCTTACAAgtgtagatcagcaagggggATGCCTAAAATTTGCAGAGCTATCTAATTTACATAGCAAGTTATCAAAACATACATTGGAAACCCCCTTCTTCAGAGGGAGTGGGGGATGGGGGCGTAAGAGCGAAACCATCCCACAggaaaaatcattacatgtGCTTAGACATGCAGTGTCATATGCTTACCCACTCATGTTCAAAATTACatgaatagaaataaaattaaacttatcTCATTGCTTTAGCATAAATTTTGGCTTTATCTTAACTGATTTTTCATGCATCTTCAAATTATTCttggaaatgtatttttaatatttgtttacaacATTTAGTGCTTATCTCTTTTAAGTAAACTCAAcacacaggggcatcgtatctgctctacactctatgacatatatataaataatacacatatttatatatatgtcatagagtgtaaagtggatacgatgcccctgtgctcaacactgaaaataataattcaatgatAAACTTTGTATAAGGTATTTGAAAGATTTTgcaattgaaaattaataatgtctgaacaatttattttttaacttaggtgttttgtgtgtgtgtgtgtcctTTCTTAATTAatgtagctcgcgggtttgctgacgtcacagtaggaatcgacgtaaagagttgaccgtcatagtaaactcataggctacatttctttttttttttaaatgacaaatgagatatttagaagcATAAAAGACTGAGATATTTCAAAAAGCTTAAATGCAGTTTATTACtgtttatacaaatatttattattatttgaaaatgtaaagatgtcacatacattgtcacattttgttctataaagtatgagtgtgcgttggaattattccatttaaaatcatgttttaaaatagacaaGTAAATCAATTGAaccgtatgcattaacttcgctatttttttttttacaattataatttcCATAATTTTAACTAccgatcaaatttttaaaattcttttggcTTGAGCTAATAATTTTATACGATTACAAACTTTTATGTCAGTAGTTGCCCGGCAATTTTATTTGCATTGATTGACCCAGAGAttcataaaagcaaaaatagcaattttttgTATCTTTGCAgtcttacattaattgcattttggtatttgataacattcacaataacgTATAATTAGTATTTatatgttctaaaatgtgttaatcagctagtcttgtcaataaatgcatttcactTTTTGGGTTCTCAGACGTAAAGAGATAATGACGTcgggctaacgtcgtaatgaaaatataaggttttgagaaatcttttaaacctttaaagttgttttgccaaaaattggccgagaacacatactgattattttttatgaatttattcaaaattatctcctctgttattgtgttgagtataattaatttcgtctgaatcgtttaaaagtttgaagcATAATTTTGAAATGCGTTTCTCGACTaagatgtgcattttactatatatttcattgaaatggcgttgcttgattttattaatgacacggTATTTAAAACACGGTAACATGATTACCGCGTAGACGAATCTCAaaaaaattttagatataaaactctgaaacctatggatcacgtggacaaattttcaaggaaggttttctcacaagcatgTAAACCCGCGAACTACCTTAAGTAAGGACCAATCTAAATAAggcatttatgttttatttttcagaagttcAGAAATGTGTCATATTATTATGagattttgtttatacatgctATATGAAGGAAGATCACAACAATAAAACTcctgaaataatttttcttgaatatttttatagcattaacttttattaaataattgatatgggTCTCTACACAGAAATAGATAAACAATACGGCAGCCACTATACAGCAATTCAGCATTCATACAAATCAATCACTTTCTTCTTCCATCAACCTCTCACACAGTATGACGTAGTGATGTGGGATACACTGCTATGCATTGGCATTAATTTCCTCGGAGTAGATGTGAACTGAATCCACAAATGTCCGCACATTCTCAGGGTCGGTATCCCTGATCACCCCATGACCCAGATTAGCAATGTAGCGCTGGGGACCAAACTTGGTCACCATATCTTTGACAGCATGCTTCAGTTCATCCTGAAATAAAGCAACATGCTGATATCAACTCACAAGACTTCATAAGACAGAGAAGAGCAAGAATTGTCTATCCTGATCAACTAAACATGCTGTTGGACTgagaacaaaattatatttcaaattttgtgcaAAACAAAGAATATGCTTTGTGCATTAAAAGTAAAACCTTTTTTCAGACTGCAAAATGAAACATACAAGCATAAATCATGACAATACCtgtataaaaagatatttaccTTCGTGGAATACAGCATACATGGATCAAGGTTTCCCTGCAAAGTCACTTGACTTCCAACCAACCTCCTTTAAAAGGAAGATTTAAcgttaaaaattaacatgaatGACTACAGTTAATTTAATGATATCAGTACTAAAGGTGAATCTAACATCCATTGTCATAAATGATGTCACACTATAGATGCATTGAATGACAAATATAAATGTTGTGTAAATGATCACCTAGCGTGGGTGGGTTTAATGGTCCAGTCGATGCTGACAACATCATATCCACTGTTAGACAGATCCTCCAGGGCAAAGTGGACGTCTTTAGCAAACACTGTCTGCAATTCACATAAAATACCCGTTTTCACatcaaacttttataaattgtCCTACTCTTACTGAAACATTcttacctgttttcatttgtaaTTAGTTAAAACACATACCGTAGCTCTTATAACAGTGATctgtttttgtgaaaaattgaGAAGTAAAATAGCACTAATGAATAAAACTGATCTTTTTAATTACAACACACAATCTTTATATGTTGGTATTTACCATCGGAACATGTTCTATGTTCTGTTCCGTGAGTCGCTCCTTGACACCGTAAGCTAACTGTCTGAGGTAAGTCAGTCCAAATTTATTGAACAGCGCAGGACCAAGCTCACCAGCATTACTGTCAAACACCTGGAGCAACTGAAAATCAAACCATCTTGTGAATATTAAACATTCAATGGTCTTTTAAGTATCTTACCAGTACATGTGTAAATCAAGAATCTAAACAATCATTTGGCATTGACATTCCACAAAACAAAAGGAAATACCAGTAACTACTGCACAAACATGTTTTTGGTAGTTTTCATAAATAAGAAAGTTACATtagattcagcatttaaaatcaatactTGTACATAAAACATCACGATACACCTTAATATGATGGACCCAAATTGATACTACTTGTAACTAGATCAGTATCAGTTGATGTATTAGCAGATACAGATCACAATTCCTAGTCAAGTGTCACTCTGTAAAACTTACCTGAGCACCGGCTTTGACCTGAGCCACAAGGTAATCGATAGTTTTCGTAGTAAGTAGCTTCAGTAAGGTGTTACTGGCCTCAGGGTACTGCACCAGCCACCTTCTGGCCTTGGGGACAGGGGCTGACGACGAACCGTCAATCATATATTTCATGATGGTCCACTGAAAAATAGATGACTCAAATTAagatttttctgtaaaattctTAAACAGAGCACAGGAAAATAAAGCAATACATcttcaatgataaaaaataattttcaaagcaAATTGCACACATTTCAATATTCTGAGTCAGCATGTGACATTGCTCTCAATGTTGATCATTAATTCTAttacacacacatacacacagtACTGTATTCCTTTCACCTCTATTGGAGAAGACAGTAAATCAATGACTCTCTAATAGACATATATAGAGGGATACTctcagaaagaaagaaagaaagaaaatgagacaaagaaaatgaaagagaGAAACTTTGGAAAGTCAAAGTGTTGATCTAAAACTCACAGGAGCACCAGCGAAGCCGATGAGAGGACATCGTCCCTCCAATCTCTGCCTGGTCAGAGTTATGGCATCCATGACATAATGAAGCTCCTGGGTTACATCAACTATTGTGTTCAGTTTCTTCAGATCTTCAGGAGTTTGCAGTAAAAAGTCAAATGTCATTCCCTAAAAAGTAAGAACTATACTGTATTCATAAATTTTTGGTTCTACCCTTAGAAGAAAATCTATTTCCCAAACTAATAGCATTGATATCCATGTTGTTGGTAACATTTATTGCACCAGTATTGTAACACCATAgaaagttttcataaaaatgactTCCATCTCTGTACCTTTCCTTCTTCAATTTCTATTCCTATCCCTAATGCTTGTGGTATGACTAGAATATCCGAAAAGATGATAGCTGCATCAAGATCAAAGCGTTTAAGAGGCTGGAAATAATCAAAATGAAGTTATTGAGTCTTATCCGACACAAATAAATCTGATTCTTACCAAtcttaaacaattttataaaattaatgtagaaACAACAATTAGAATTCAAAGAACTTACCTGAAGAGTTATTTCACAAGAAGACTCAGGATTTCTGACCATGTCAAAGAAGGAGGCTGAATGTTTAGATTTAAATTCTCCATATTctgtaaaattgaattgaacttTGTAAGTAATCACTGTAAAAGAGATGATTAAAATATGTGCctagtttctgtaatatttcTGTCCCTGTTCCGTGCTTTTCTTGATGAATACACAtatgctcaatgtaaattgttgGAACAAACATATTTGCATAATGGTAATCCTCTTCGAATAGGCAATATTTtccataaaatcaaaatattctctGTTATATACAGTTCTCCTTTATACTGTTCCATGATTTTATGTTCAGGGGCAAAACATCAAGAAAAATACCAGTTAAAAGTATAGAGCATCTGACATTTTTGCAATGCAATCAGTGTAGGGTGAAACAAACCACAAAGACATGCAATTATTTTAAGCTGCTTTATCAAgatcatcttcccaagtcaagggtttctgatctgcTCCACTCAGTTTAATTCTCTTGTGACAAGACAAGCGGAGCAGATTGGAACCCATGATTTGGGAAGATGTATCaatatacaatttaatttagagtatttttcattttctgattGGTTTTCGAGAAGTACACTGTGACAGACACTGCATGGTTAAAGGCATGCAGTGACTTTAGAGTATTTCTGTCATTTTCTGACTGTTTTCAATATGAGGAGACAGAAATGAGTTTGACATAATAATTAAGACATATGCAGAATACATTGTGATAGTACCTGTACAGCGTGTTCTATTTACTGACCTGGCAAATATCGACCCGCTTGTCGCATCAGCCAAACCGGTGTACGCTCTGTCTTTTCTCCTCTTGCTGCTCTtaatatcaaatcatttttGAGTGGAGGAAAGAACTGTCAAAACAGTAAACAATAGTTTTATATAAACTGTATACACCAGATGTCATAAATTATGCACCACTCATGCAATGttgcatgataaaaaaaatgttacctgTGTTATTATTGGCGATGTCATTATAAAAAATCCACAGAGCAATCTAAATACTCAAAATCACAGTGTAAAGCGAACTATTTACATAACATATGGTAAACCGTCAACAAAATTGCACGACAcgtgtgaaaataaaaatagagttacctccctttgaTTATTTACAACGCAAGAATGTTACGCTGTCGCATTTGTCTTTTTTCACGTATTTGCGGGAGGCGTGTTCGAATAATTCGTGTGATTTTAGATGATCTTTTAACGGTTTGTAAGCACTTCAGGACTGATCCAGAGTGCGTGAAACGTCttgtcatttcaatttcttatcCATATAtgataatatctttttttcccGTTGTTCTTATCAAAGAATGAAACAACTTGTTTTGTGCCACGTCACTTTAATCTGATTGCAACTTTAAAACAGGTTTACAGTGTTTACTtcacttttaaataaatttgttgccaaattatgaaaataaataatagcaactttcgaaaaaataaagtaattataaactcttttttatttatggtACACATACACTGTATGAACAAACTTTAACAGCAGTAGTTTCAAGACATGTTGTGGGAATAATATAGGTGGAAGCAATAATATCAGATTTTGTGAAATGAAAACTAATGAAAGCATATTTCACACTGTTACATGtgagtttaaaaaatatgcaaaaatgcaATGACACTCAACTTCCAATACTTGTAAtgaaatatacagcaaaactcggttaaaacgaagtcactgggacctaagaaattacttcgCTATATCTGTATTTCGTTTTAaccgtataagaaattcattaaatttacaaagCTGGGAatccaagatgacttcgctatatccgtgaattcgcaatatccgtgttcgtactaaacaagttttactgtatttcacCGATTGTTTCTAATTCAACGATAGATCATAATGATGTCTATCAAAGAAATTTCTTTCGAGCAAGAATAGAGTTTtcaaaaattagaaattcaaaTTCTGCAATGTGTGTGCATATtatttgcttgtgtaaaccaaatttcactgaaaacccatatgtaatatttttggtCATTACATTCAATGTGTGCAATTTTTGTGTTTGTGGGTGGAATAAatacttttcaatattttttctaaaggGTTAAAAAAACATGTGATTAAAATATATCgtaattatgatatttatagCTATCACTATAAATTGCCCTCTGCTTCTGTTTTGCTCGACACCATATAAAACTGAGCCCATCTTTAGCAGTTCAAACACATTGATCACTTTGGTCAGGGATCCTCTTAAAATTCTGTACATGAGTTGGAATAACCATATATTCCTTTCTTTATCATCATATTTTCCCTATCTTGAATTTATTTCTATCAGCCTAACATAGAAACAAGACTtccattttctaaaatttttattcactcaaattaaaaattaaaaacctaagaaaatacaatgaaacaaaaattgtaCAAAGCAGTACCTGAGAATAATCAAAGATATCACAATATGCttttcatatttctttgttGGCATATTCAACAAAATCATGAATAGATAAtatcaatataccggtaatatgttgaaatttcatttatgCCTTACATAATGTGAATGTATCATACAAAATGAGTGTGATAGTATTGATTTCTAGTCTTCATTAAAATTACTGACAATTGAGTACtggtactctctctctctctctctctctctctctctctctctctctctctctctctctctgggaatGATTGTTATAATTTCTAGTTCTACACTGTTCACAATGTCTGCTTGGGTATCcagattctctctctctctctctctctctctctctctctctctctctgggaatGATTGTTATAATTTCTAGTTCTACACTGTTCACAATGTCTGCTTGGGTATCCAGATTCCAATGCTGACATCACTTCCTGCACTTGCCAAAACCCCATTTTGATAGGCTAACTGCAAACAAATACACATTGACATTAGTGGAACAACAATTCACTATTAAAGAAAAGTACTCCATTtgttaaaaacagttttaaaaaaactgaGAGTTTAATAATGATGAGTCTCATCTTACTTTCACTGTGGGGCTCATCttggttttcaaaaaaaaatttgtttaccaTTCAAAGTTTAATCTTACTATtcacatgtaaatatttgaccTATTTACCCTAGTAACTGGAGCAGTATGGTCATTGATGGTAGTGATTGCTGCAGGGCTCAGGTTGGGCTCCAGGACTTTGATTGTGTTGTCTGTTGAACTTGTAAATATTGCTCCTGGAGAGTAAATGACCCCCGTGGCCTTGCCTTTATGCCCTACATCATACGTCTTGAAAAagagtaaaacatttttaattttttctcaatgCTATGTAAGACATCTTGGTAAATCATGAGGTAAATTTCAAACaagtttcaatatttctatGCAAAGCTCATGTTAATGCTTGATGTAATGATAACATTGCATGCAATTATCTTGATAAGGTACAATCATCAATATACAAGTGAGAGATTTGATAAAGTCCTGAAGAATTTTGCTTGATAAATAATTGAGCTTGCCTTTATATGTTTAAACTGTCCCAGAGAGGCATCATAGAGCTGGAGATTGCCCTCTTTGTCAGCCACCCACAACTGTTGGTGACTGAAAGATATATCCATTGCAAAACTCTCCAACTGAAATATACATAAGTATAACTATATaggtaaaaaaatcaattaaactgtaataatgaaaattttaaagaaaaatgataagaaTTCAATATTCCAAATGTGAGAACTTATCCTGGTATATGTCCCTGATAATACCTGTACAAATGTATTTGAATCTTATTTCACCTGTATTGTTTTGTACACCTGTCCAGCCCTCCTATCAAATACGGCTATAGTTTTATCCTCACTTCCTGTTACGATGTATTTATCATCAGCGGCTAGACAGAGAACAGGTCGACGATGATACCGTTTTCTGTGGACCTCACTCTCTCTGGGGTCAATGATATATACATGACGATCATATCCAGCTGCATAAATCTGATTAGCTTCAAAATGAATTCCTAGAATAGCTGACTTGCATCTGCAACAGAAAAAAGATTAATAAATCTGTGGTATTATGTTACTGAATTATCAATACTACAAAAAGAAGTTTAAGGCCAAAAAATATCAATGCTTTGTTTCTCAGGCATCAACTCATCAAGCCAAATGCTGTAAAACTGATTCATTTTGTTGTTATATTGAAAGGGGTAATAActcaatataaaaattttatctataaaatatgaaaattacgTTATTTCCCTTTGCAAATCTTGCATAAAAATTAAGCACTGGGGAGTCTGCTgccatattttgaattttttgaccTGAGAAACTAAAGACGAACTATTTTTGTCCAATCAGGTCCCTAATAGTGTGTTTACTTGTATTTGTTGTACTCTTTGACCCCGTTGTCAAGGTCCCACAACTTGATGTAGGTGTCCCAGGATCCGGAGCAGAGCGTGTTCTCATGTGAAGCCAAAGACCATATCCAACCCTACATTAGTACATACcaaatactgtaaatgtattacagtTGGATGTGTATTCTTTTAAGCATTTTTGGCAGAAAGCGACTTCCTCTAATTCAAGTACATCGCTGATTGCATTTCATTTATGTATTAGAATGAGCACATTCAGAAAAACGTCAATTCAAATCCACGCTCACTTGCTGAAAAGTCATTTTatgccaaatatcgtacacgctaaatatatttaatataatacatttacagtacatGCTGCTTTGGTTCTGAATAAATAACTTCTTGTTATCAAGTTACCTAACTTCCAAGTATCAAAATgaaatcacaatttttaaaaatcttatgttTCCTTACTTTGTGTGCTTTGTGATCTGAAAACACTTTCATGGCTTTTATACTAGCTGGATCATCTGGATTATATTTGCTCAAATCCAGAACATTCAGGTACCTGTCTCTTGATCCAGATGCTAAAATGGTTCCATTCTATAAGGAAGaaatttgtatttacatgtatacctgtATGTGATGAAATACtctatacagggaaatattcgcccccgttttattttcgctcgTGTTTTCAGTGGGCAAATTTTAGAACGGGCAATTCAAATTTGACCTATTTACCCTAGTAACAGGAGCagtgtaaaatttaaagta
This portion of the Magallana gigas chromosome 7, xbMagGiga1.1, whole genome shotgun sequence genome encodes:
- the LOC105347428 gene encoding uroporphyrinogen decarboxylase, with protein sequence MTSPIITQFFPPLKNDLILRAARGEKTERTPVWLMRQAGRYLPEYGEFKSKHSASFFDMVRNPESSCEITLQPLKRFDLDAAIIFSDILVIPQALGIGIEIEEGKGMTFDFLLQTPEDLKKLNTIVDVTQELHYVMDAITLTRQRLEGRCPLIGFAGAPWTIMKYMIDGSSSAPVPKARRWLVQYPEASNTLLKLLTTKTIDYLVAQVKAGAQLLQVFDSNAGELGPALFNKFGLTYLRQLAYGVKERLTEQNIEHVPMTVFAKDVHFALEDLSNSGYDVVSIDWTIKPTHARRLVGSQVTLQGNLDPCMLYSTKDELKHAVKDMVTKFGPQRYIANLGHGVIRDTDPENVRTFVDSVHIYSEEINANA
- the LOC105347429 gene encoding uncharacterized protein → MRSTQHETALVDADAILRITRAPKTPPTYVPRSRSLNDLPGGIRVPILQRPQSRVAARLEALQDGLQELTILREKQRELVHHVTERHSSDTGRDSTGQLQGSHLSRRRYSISALRSISEEKTIDRVQTPDDGINGSDRETVPGNFPNGVSATYSKRRRPSFQCDTIITKDFNQTIPYFPLQKESQAFPSPMHAVMRHYEVVLKSANSEQNLRKSASQMDLKSTSIQKSLESSVEQETKSDGPHASYLGKRRASLPVTLKSVKVTDLDNFWQNYKKGVDKNGNQCPKDETSSSLSLDTTIESTLSSVEEEAEQEVYQNTIDIKNQSTEDLVSNRREEQQETAL
- the LOC105328200 gene encoding F-box/WD repeat-containing protein 9 isoform X1 codes for the protein MVPSETTGGDLVHKMDKSTDKIISTDEGQGKYPPSDSISIEDGVDITDLQIDDVQYSEEPLTLDKLPIEILMYICNFLDAKFLVNSLSKVCRSFQDLFVSDIYWKTRIKKKWPKPYPPVYDDNFCWREACIVREECFRVWSKPDTTCHHFFYKEAIFAPVDAVHLMNNGTILASGSRDRYLNVLDLSKYNPDDPASIKAMKVFSDHKAHKGWIWSLASHENTLCSGSWDTYIKLWDLDNGVKEYNKYKCKSAILGIHFEANQIYAAGYDRHVYIIDPRESEVHRKRYHRRPVLCLAADDKYIVTGSEDKTIAVFDRRAGQVYKTIQLESFAMDISFSHQQLWVADKEGNLQLYDASLGQFKHIKTYDVGHKGKATGVIYSPGAIFTSSTDNTIKVLEPNLSPAAITTINDHTAPVTRLAYQNGVLASAGSDVSIGIWIPKQTL
- the LOC105328200 gene encoding F-box/WD repeat-containing protein 9 isoform X2 — protein: MDKSTDKIISTDEGQGKYPPSDSISIEDGVDITDLQIDDVQYSEEPLTLDKLPIEILMYICNFLDAKFLVNSLSKVCRSFQDLFVSDIYWKTRIKKKWPKPYPPVYDDNFCWREACIVREECFRVWSKPDTTCHHFFYKEAIFAPVDAVHLMNNGTILASGSRDRYLNVLDLSKYNPDDPASIKAMKVFSDHKAHKGWIWSLASHENTLCSGSWDTYIKLWDLDNGVKEYNKYKCKSAILGIHFEANQIYAAGYDRHVYIIDPRESEVHRKRYHRRPVLCLAADDKYIVTGSEDKTIAVFDRRAGQVYKTIQLESFAMDISFSHQQLWVADKEGNLQLYDASLGQFKHIKTYDVGHKGKATGVIYSPGAIFTSSTDNTIKVLEPNLSPAAITTINDHTAPVTRLAYQNGVLASAGSDVSIGIWIPKQTL